In Lacrimispora indolis DSM 755, a genomic segment contains:
- a CDS encoding ABC transporter substrate-binding protein produces the protein MKRKVLAGILAAAMMTTLLTGCGNKQASDGGGQTGAETESAAKTEASGETEPAAGADSGKPSAAEDPKLTKNMKILSIWAEDNDNGVLIKALCEKYQKEVNPNFTWDYEVVSSDNLRQKVATLVASNDLPDMFVYESGKPIVDLIEAGKLVNVSKVLKDFNCEEALNPSAVSLLKSLSGTDDIYDLPLGMNVEGFWYNKALFEQAGCQVPKTWDEFESVLAKLKGAGIQPIACGAADKWGATRLLNSYLVRIAGPDAMAKADEGISKYTDEDYVKAAQKMQDWANAGYFGEGVNTVDMNTAGSMLMTGQAAVFYNGSWFTSNLNDASQNLAGEDGIGFFNVPVVDPYVSDESSYSMNCGNILSFSQKNYDEATGWFMKYFAENMGDLAMELQGSVKGYNYTVSAEGASGYTQMVLDTINNAESAFTWFEATMGNEVQNVAKDGIQTLLTGELSAEDYMKSIQEAWDMSQ, from the coding sequence ATGAAGAGAAAAGTTTTAGCAGGAATCCTGGCTGCAGCCATGATGACAACCTTATTGACCGGCTGCGGAAACAAACAGGCATCCGATGGCGGCGGACAGACAGGGGCAGAAACGGAATCCGCAGCAAAAACGGAAGCCTCTGGGGAAACAGAACCTGCTGCAGGGGCGGATTCAGGAAAACCCAGCGCAGCGGAGGACCCCAAGCTTACAAAGAACATGAAAATTTTATCGATCTGGGCGGAAGACAATGATAACGGCGTGCTGATCAAGGCTCTCTGTGAGAAATACCAGAAAGAGGTGAATCCTAATTTCACATGGGATTATGAAGTGGTGTCTTCCGATAACTTAAGACAGAAGGTGGCTACCCTGGTGGCTTCCAATGATCTGCCGGATATGTTCGTGTACGAATCAGGCAAACCCATTGTGGACTTAATCGAAGCAGGAAAGCTGGTAAATGTTTCAAAGGTGCTGAAAGATTTTAACTGTGAAGAAGCATTGAACCCATCAGCAGTCTCTCTTTTGAAAAGTTTATCAGGAACGGACGATATTTATGATCTGCCTCTTGGAATGAATGTGGAAGGTTTCTGGTATAACAAGGCTTTGTTTGAGCAGGCAGGCTGCCAGGTTCCGAAAACATGGGATGAGTTCGAATCTGTGCTTGCAAAGCTGAAGGGAGCGGGAATTCAGCCGATCGCGTGCGGTGCTGCGGATAAATGGGGAGCGACCCGTCTTTTAAATTCTTATCTCGTCAGAATTGCCGGACCTGATGCCATGGCAAAAGCAGATGAAGGAATTTCCAAATATACGGATGAGGATTACGTGAAGGCCGCCCAGAAAATGCAGGATTGGGCAAATGCAGGGTATTTCGGTGAAGGAGTCAATACCGTAGACATGAACACCGCGGGCTCCATGCTCATGACCGGACAGGCAGCCGTATTCTATAACGGTTCATGGTTTACAAGCAACTTAAATGATGCTTCCCAGAATCTGGCTGGAGAAGACGGAATCGGATTCTTCAACGTGCCGGTTGTAGATCCTTATGTCAGCGACGAAAGCAGTTATTCCATGAACTGCGGCAATATCCTTTCCTTCAGCCAGAAGAATTATGATGAGGCAACCGGATGGTTTATGAAATATTTCGCAGAAAATATGGGCGATCTGGCCATGGAGCTGCAGGGGAGCGTAAAGGGCTATAATTATACAGTCTCTGCAGAAGGCGCCAGTGGTTATACACAAATGGTCCTTGATACCATCAACAATGCGGAAAGTGCTTTTACATGGTTTGAAGCAACCATGGGCAATGAAGTTCAGAATGTGGCAAAAGACGGAATCCAGACCTTGTTAACCGGTGAATTATCGGCAGAGGATTACATGAAGTCCATTCAGGAAGCCTGGGATATGAGCCAGTAG
- a CDS encoding response regulator transcription factor — protein sequence MYRMVVADDEYIVVEGIKAILERQKLQCEVVGYAYNGIDALDVIQEQKPDIVITDIRMPGLDGLSLIESCKEFLPEASYVVISGYTEFEYARRAITLGVVNYIDKPVTIQKIEEVLQEVEKRSNPPQYAYNRIIRETDRVVDMVLIGKAEGLEEGMEGILRVMRETVPDFEQYKQEIYKIMSMLVQIFKETNPDAVCQLTHHDVEKLHEEEECRLYCLSLIRKMSELFLGKKVGSNHRVIQKLLQFIDEKYADNIGLNELAMLVNMNPAYLSILFRNEVGMSYVKYLTDLRIKKAKELLDEGMKVMEVSEKVGYYNYRYFCEIFKKYQGITPNEYKGHTRRRD from the coding sequence ATGTATCGAATGGTGGTTGCAGATGATGAATATATCGTGGTTGAGGGGATCAAAGCGATTCTGGAACGGCAGAAGCTGCAGTGCGAAGTGGTGGGATATGCCTACAATGGAATCGACGCTCTTGACGTTATACAGGAGCAGAAGCCGGACATTGTCATTACAGATATCAGGATGCCCGGGTTGGACGGGCTTTCCCTGATCGAAAGCTGCAAGGAATTTCTGCCGGAAGCCAGTTATGTGGTGATCAGCGGTTATACGGAATTTGAATATGCCAGGCGGGCCATTACCCTGGGCGTGGTGAATTATATTGATAAGCCGGTTACCATACAGAAAATTGAGGAAGTGCTGCAGGAAGTGGAAAAACGGAGCAATCCGCCCCAATACGCATATAACCGGATCATACGTGAGACAGACCGTGTTGTGGATATGGTGCTTATTGGAAAAGCGGAAGGGCTGGAAGAAGGAATGGAAGGAATCTTACGGGTGATGAGGGAAACAGTCCCTGATTTTGAGCAGTATAAACAGGAGATATATAAGATCATGTCAATGCTGGTCCAGATTTTTAAGGAAACAAACCCGGATGCTGTCTGTCAGCTTACCCATCATGATGTGGAAAAACTCCATGAGGAGGAAGAATGCAGGCTGTACTGCCTGTCCCTCATCCGAAAGATGAGCGAGCTTTTTCTTGGAAAAAAGGTGGGAAGCAATCACCGTGTCATTCAGAAGCTTCTGCAGTTTATTGATGAGAAATATGCGGATAACATCGGCTTAAATGAGCTGGCCATGCTGGTAAACATGAATCCGGCTTATTTAAGCATTTTATTCCGCAATGAAGTGGGCATGAGCTATGTTAAATATTTAACGGATTTGAGGATTAAAAAGGCAAAAGAGCTTTTGGATGAGGGCATGAAGGTAATGGAAGTCAGTGAAAAGGTGGGGTATTATAATTACCGGTATTTTTGTGAGATATTCAAGAAATATCAGGGTATAACGCCGAACGAATATAAGGGACATACCAGAAGAAGAGATTAA
- a CDS encoding sensor histidine kinase, giving the protein MKQWKLWFEEMWKKRSIKNQILISTLICLILAVALVGCITFIFSKRTMERNYQNSHRHNLEVSGSIIDIQLQNLVDLSRTLLNNQNFKKIMTKKQKKSTYFSSLDDVVLNHTLRDLAEQNKYIQSTVVIHKKGNIYFYSKLTLQNGKMLKYHKDEDILAMDWVGVADREMGKEVFYGYNVLFDDNNETFSMVKTLKNTENGEDMGYVVFNIKKSMFLSAFGKGDEGYVTNRYMIFDKNESRSVSRPDWNLVYFHGGTDVKQEVLEDYISGETGKYLFSEVHNEKGDWEVVNVIAREELSRDSNYIAWISVLVCMAMLMICCLFVNGISKVITFPLEQLKKNIDVVSKGTFRIEEEFDETEIGKIGTQFKNTVNNNLDLHEKLLHSEIKEKEAELLLLQSQINPHFLYNTLDSLYFMAVIEHADEIADMVLALSDTFKLSLNRGEKLIEVGAEIEKIKAYMKLQNMRYHNRFELKIEIEESLITRKILTFILQPVVENAVYHGLEPKLGGGCSIRLSGCLDGEAMVFKIKDNGVGIVDMNLLDEGYGVKNIRERLSLFYGDQAGICFESEAGAGTEVTLRVPLHAENKGE; this is encoded by the coding sequence ATGAAGCAGTGGAAATTATGGTTTGAGGAAATGTGGAAAAAGAGAAGCATCAAGAATCAGATCTTGATTTCTACGCTGATATGCTTAATTCTGGCAGTGGCTTTGGTTGGCTGCATAACCTTTATTTTTTCAAAAAGGACCATGGAGCGCAATTACCAGAATTCCCACAGGCACAATTTAGAAGTGTCCGGAAGCATCATTGACATTCAGCTGCAGAATCTGGTCGACCTTTCCAGGACCCTGCTTAACAATCAGAATTTTAAAAAGATCATGACGAAGAAACAAAAGAAAAGCACTTATTTTTCCAGCCTTGATGATGTTGTTTTAAATCATACGCTGCGAGATTTGGCTGAGCAGAACAAATATATCCAGAGTACTGTTGTCATTCATAAAAAGGGAAATATCTATTTTTACAGCAAGCTGACCCTGCAGAACGGTAAAATGCTTAAGTATCATAAGGATGAAGATATTTTAGCTATGGACTGGGTTGGGGTTGCGGACCGGGAAATGGGGAAAGAGGTATTTTACGGGTACAACGTGCTGTTTGATGATAACAATGAAACATTTTCCATGGTGAAAACCTTGAAAAATACGGAAAATGGAGAAGACATGGGGTATGTGGTCTTTAATATTAAAAAAAGCATGTTCCTTTCCGCGTTTGGAAAAGGGGATGAGGGATATGTGACCAACCGGTATATGATTTTTGATAAAAATGAGAGCCGGTCTGTAAGCAGACCTGACTGGAATCTCGTCTACTTCCACGGAGGAACGGACGTGAAGCAGGAGGTTCTGGAGGATTATATTTCAGGAGAGACGGGCAAGTACTTATTCAGTGAAGTGCACAATGAAAAGGGTGACTGGGAAGTGGTCAATGTAATTGCCAGAGAGGAATTAAGCCGTGACAGCAATTATATTGCCTGGATTTCTGTGCTGGTATGTATGGCCATGCTGATGATCTGCTGCTTGTTTGTCAACGGAATTTCCAAGGTCATCACATTCCCTCTGGAACAGCTGAAAAAGAATATTGACGTGGTCAGCAAAGGAACATTCCGCATTGAAGAGGAGTTTGACGAAACGGAAATAGGAAAGATCGGCACCCAGTTTAAGAACACGGTAAACAATAATCTGGACTTACATGAGAAGCTCCTCCATTCTGAAATCAAGGAAAAGGAGGCGGAGCTTTTACTTCTCCAGTCGCAGATCAACCCTCATTTTTTGTACAACACCCTGGATTCCCTTTATTTTATGGCGGTCATAGAGCATGCGGATGAGATTGCAGATATGGTGCTTGCTCTTTCGGATACGTTTAAGCTGAGCTTAAACAGAGGAGAAAAGCTGATTGAGGTGGGAGCCGAGATTGAGAAAATAAAAGCGTATATGAAGCTTCAGAACATGCGTTACCACAACCGTTTTGAACTGAAGATTGAGATAGAAGAATCCCTGATCACCCGGAAAATCCTTACGTTTATTTTGCAGCCTGTAGTGGAAAATGCGGTGTATCACGGGCTGGAGCCGAAGCTTGGCGGTGGGTGCAGCATCCGCTTATCCGGCTGCCTTGACGGGGAAGCTATGGTATTTAAAATCAAGGATAATGGGGTGGGAATTGTGGATATGAACCTTCTGGACGAAGGCTACGGAGTAAAGAATATAAGGGAGAGGCTGTCCTTGTTCTATGGGGATCAGGCAGGTATCTGTTTTGAAAGTGAGGCCGGAGCGGGAACGGAGGTTACCCTAAGAGTACCGCTTCATGCAGAAAATAAGGGGGAATAA
- a CDS encoding beta-galactosidase yields the protein MLYGVSYYPEHKSKEELKWDLKLIKESGINTVRMGEFSWCRMEPEEGKYDFSWLDPVIEELGQAGIRTIVGTPTACPPAWMVEAWPDMLYQDNRRIRRPFGGRRHGCYHHEAYRKACAGIAEAVGKHYGRNPYVAGFQIDNELAQEGTGRCTCENCRKKFQDWLKQKYGGIETFNRRSGAIFWSQEYRSFEQINPPVNAIEPGAQIQIRDFYENPTVRLEFERFSSESQIEFQNIQADILKAFTSYPVTTNGTGLVTNSIDYFKGFEQLDCYAFDYYPNLRNAWVDSFPYAFGRGVKPDQPFWVMEFMSGGGHRLSGTGRLQPGPGALKQAVVQAFANGAGLLLHYQFRSFPAGAEQLNYAIVDLDGIPRRRYYEMKETANILEQLEPLKEASFCSEVGILLDYDSHWALKIKPVNDPEFSYMDFAGKLYYNLERIGIHSDVISLERDFQEYKALVLPAAFVLKKETVKRLRDYVNQGGILIATFLTGVKNEDNLGYTISLPAYLDEVFGVTVQEVEPVLDSNRTRLGIRLASEEDEVETRDKAWSELLAGEAKLLGSYKETYKKDSMVISQHSYGDGTAYYVGTDLEDPAWRALFKSLLGPVCRRKDEMEAPEGVQVISRIWQGKSIYFLFNFSGQEKTVCIPEGKLDFLTKEKLLQEIILEQNGFKVIV from the coding sequence ATGTTATATGGAGTATCCTATTACCCGGAACATAAAAGCAAAGAAGAGCTTAAATGGGATTTAAAGCTGATAAAGGAATCCGGAATCAATACGGTCCGAATGGGGGAGTTTTCCTGGTGCCGGATGGAACCGGAGGAAGGAAAATATGACTTTTCCTGGCTGGACCCGGTGATTGAGGAACTGGGGCAGGCCGGCATCCGTACGATCGTAGGAACCCCTACGGCATGCCCCCCGGCGTGGATGGTGGAAGCCTGGCCGGACATGTTATATCAGGATAACAGGAGGATTCGCCGTCCTTTCGGAGGCAGAAGACATGGATGTTATCATCATGAAGCGTACAGGAAGGCCTGTGCCGGCATCGCAGAAGCTGTAGGGAAGCATTATGGCAGGAATCCCTATGTGGCAGGATTTCAGATTGACAATGAACTGGCTCAGGAAGGAACGGGCAGATGTACCTGCGAAAACTGCCGGAAGAAGTTTCAGGATTGGCTGAAGCAGAAATACGGCGGGATCGAAACCTTTAACAGGAGAAGCGGTGCCATCTTCTGGTCCCAGGAGTACCGGTCCTTTGAACAGATCAATCCACCGGTCAATGCCATTGAGCCGGGGGCGCAGATCCAGATTCGGGACTTTTATGAAAACCCCACGGTCCGTCTGGAGTTCGAACGGTTTTCCAGTGAAAGCCAGATCGAGTTTCAAAACATTCAGGCTGATATCCTGAAGGCTTTTACTTCGTATCCGGTGACCACCAATGGAACGGGACTTGTGACCAACAGCATTGACTATTTTAAAGGCTTTGAACAGCTGGATTGCTATGCCTTTGATTATTATCCCAATCTGCGAAACGCCTGGGTAGATTCCTTCCCCTATGCATTTGGCAGAGGGGTAAAGCCTGACCAACCGTTCTGGGTCATGGAATTTATGTCCGGAGGAGGCCACAGGCTGAGCGGGACGGGACGGCTGCAGCCCGGACCCGGTGCATTGAAGCAGGCGGTGGTCCAGGCATTTGCCAATGGTGCCGGTTTACTTTTACACTATCAGTTCCGCAGCTTTCCGGCGGGGGCAGAGCAGTTAAACTATGCAATCGTGGATTTAGACGGGATTCCAAGAAGGCGGTATTATGAAATGAAGGAAACAGCCAACATCTTAGAGCAGCTGGAACCTTTAAAAGAAGCATCTTTCTGCTCAGAAGTAGGGATTCTGCTGGATTACGACAGCCATTGGGCCTTAAAAATAAAGCCGGTCAATGATCCTGAATTTTCTTATATGGATTTTGCCGGAAAGCTGTATTATAATTTAGAGCGTATTGGGATTCATTCCGATGTGATTTCCCTTGAACGTGATTTCCAGGAGTATAAGGCATTGGTGCTTCCGGCAGCTTTTGTTCTGAAAAAGGAGACAGTAAAGCGTCTCCGGGATTATGTAAATCAGGGCGGAATTTTAATCGCCACCTTTTTGACGGGTGTTAAAAATGAGGATAACCTGGGGTATACCATATCTCTTCCGGCCTATCTTGACGAAGTATTTGGAGTAACGGTGCAGGAGGTTGAGCCGGTATTAGACAGCAACCGGACCAGACTGGGCATCCGCCTGGCATCTGAGGAAGATGAGGTGGAAACAAGGGACAAAGCATGGAGCGAGCTGCTGGCAGGGGAGGCAAAACTTCTGGGGTCCTACAAGGAAACTTATAAGAAGGACTCTATGGTGATTTCCCAACATTCCTATGGGGACGGAACGGCTTATTATGTGGGAACGGATCTGGAAGATCCGGCATGGAGGGCACTTTTTAAGTCACTGTTAGGCCCTGTCTGCAGACGGAAGGATGAGATGGAAGCTCCGGAAGGAGTACAGGTGATAAGCCGGATCTGGCAGGGAAAATCAATCTATTTCCTGTTTAATTTTTCCGGGCAGGAGAAAACTGTCTGCATTCCGGAAGGAAAATTGGATTTTCTGACAAAAGAGAAGCTTTTACAGGAGATAATCTTAGAGCAGAATGGTTTTAAGGTCATTGTGTAA
- a CDS encoding glycoside hydrolase family 127 protein, translating into MLTDLKSSPFARVCGLPFPAVKWTGGLYKERLDTCMNSTVPHLQKMFESKEISHVTENFKIAAGESDGDFDGTVFGDGDFYKWMESAVYTAALGEDRQLLEELEDYVGLIGRAQMPDGYISTKQIISEKKGKAARLGDINEFEVYNFGHLFTAACLYQRVTGRDSFLTIAEKAAGYLKHLYEEARKSREAQTAVCPSHYMGLAELYRTTGKQEYLDLLKDAVELRDCIKEGLDDNQDRLPLIKHEKIIGHAVRANYLYAGVADLCLEEENPELTEVLHKVWHSLVTQKLYITGGCGALYNGASPYGNFFTHQLVHQAYGYEYQLPNVTAYNETCASVGGVYWAYRMFCMEKKEEYAEVLERMVLNGNLAAVSLDGKRFFYENMLRRAKKLPYELIWGQERTEYILSYCCPPNLARLIAQLSEYAYTLDDTGIYPVLYGASRADIKLLNGCEGVLVQETDYPYDGKITFRFEDMKKNEPVKLHLRIPSWVRGESGVQITENGQKCIWERKLSAADRGSFLTVEIEDPEHTVISLDLGMKPRLTCSHALVEENCNQVAVERGPLVYCLEGMDAPAETIDDLFVPSDVRLEPEEIEIEGRKVTGLGATFLKKINGPEYDRNSLYQDYSEEGYEPVPVRMIPYFAWDNRGLDEMRIWMPVVRNRFGSEKQG; encoded by the coding sequence ATGCTGACAGATTTAAAAAGTTCACCCTTTGCCCGGGTTTGCGGTCTTCCCTTTCCCGCGGTGAAATGGACAGGCGGACTATACAAGGAACGGCTTGATACCTGCATGAATTCTACGGTTCCCCATCTGCAAAAAATGTTTGAGAGCAAAGAAATCAGCCATGTGACGGAAAATTTTAAGATCGCAGCGGGTGAATCAGACGGTGATTTTGACGGCACTGTTTTTGGAGACGGCGATTTTTATAAATGGATGGAATCTGCTGTTTATACGGCGGCTCTGGGAGAGGACCGGCAGCTTTTGGAAGAGCTTGAGGATTATGTTGGTTTGATCGGCAGGGCACAGATGCCTGACGGATATATTTCCACAAAACAGATTATCAGTGAGAAGAAGGGGAAGGCCGCAAGACTTGGAGATATCAACGAATTTGAAGTCTATAATTTCGGCCACCTGTTCACCGCTGCCTGCCTGTATCAACGGGTGACAGGCCGGGACAGCTTTCTTACCATTGCCGAGAAAGCCGCCGGATATTTAAAGCATCTGTATGAAGAGGCCAGGAAGAGCAGGGAGGCACAGACCGCTGTATGCCCTTCCCATTACATGGGGCTGGCCGAATTGTATCGGACAACGGGAAAACAGGAATATCTGGATTTGTTAAAAGATGCAGTGGAGCTGCGGGACTGCATAAAGGAAGGGCTGGATGACAACCAGGACAGACTTCCTCTTATAAAACATGAAAAAATCATCGGCCATGCGGTGAGAGCCAATTACCTGTATGCAGGAGTGGCGGATTTATGCCTGGAAGAGGAAAATCCGGAACTAACGGAGGTCCTTCATAAAGTATGGCACAGCCTTGTGACGCAGAAGCTCTATATAACCGGAGGATGCGGCGCTTTGTATAACGGTGCGTCGCCATATGGAAACTTTTTCACCCACCAGCTGGTCCATCAGGCTTATGGATATGAATACCAGCTTCCCAATGTGACGGCTTACAATGAGACCTGTGCCTCTGTGGGAGGCGTATATTGGGCATACCGTATGTTCTGCATGGAGAAAAAAGAGGAGTATGCGGAGGTTCTGGAACGGATGGTCTTAAATGGGAACCTGGCGGCAGTCAGCCTGGATGGGAAGAGATTCTTCTATGAGAACATGCTGCGCCGGGCAAAAAAACTTCCTTATGAGCTGATCTGGGGACAGGAGCGGACGGAATATATTTTAAGCTACTGCTGTCCGCCGAACCTGGCCAGGCTGATTGCCCAGCTGAGTGAATACGCTTACACTTTAGATGATACCGGCATTTATCCGGTATTATACGGTGCCAGCCGGGCGGATATAAAGCTCCTGAATGGCTGTGAAGGTGTTCTGGTTCAGGAAACGGACTATCCATATGACGGAAAAATAACCTTTCGCTTTGAAGACATGAAGAAGAATGAGCCGGTGAAGCTGCATTTGAGGATCCCGTCCTGGGTACGGGGAGAAAGCGGGGTTCAGATAACGGAAAACGGGCAGAAGTGTATATGGGAAAGAAAGCTCTCGGCTGCGGACAGGGGCAGTTTTCTGACTGTGGAAATAGAGGATCCGGAACATACCGTGATCAGCCTGGATTTAGGGATGAAGCCCCGTCTGACCTGCTCCCATGCTCTGGTGGAAGAAAACTGCAATCAGGTAGCTGTGGAGCGGGGGCCACTGGTATACTGTCTGGAAGGCATGGACGCTCCGGCAGAAACCATTGACGATCTGTTTGTTCCGTCAGACGTACGGTTGGAGCCGGAGGAGATTGAGATAGAAGGCCGGAAGGTGACCGGACTTGGGGCCACGTTTTTAAAGAAAATTAATGGACCGGAATATGACAGAAATTCCCTTTACCAGGATTACTCTGAGGAAGGCTATGAACCGGTCCCGGTGCGTATGATTCCTTATTTTGCCTGGGATAACCGGGGTCTGGATGAGATGCGCATCTGGATGCCCGTAGTCAGAAACAGATTTGGCAGTGAAAAGCAAGGTTGA
- a CDS encoding alpha-L-rhamnosidase, whose protein sequence is MLKVSEITIEYLKNPVGLDGRPWFGWILCSDKKNVKQEAYRLEIAGDENFKTMVYESGWVKSRESIHVEAAGFCPASCKKYFVRVQVQDGEEQSSFSEPAFFVTAVIKQDQWKAQFITAEGPEDKDFSGSTYLRKEIEVSGEMLEAYACTTALGLYHFYINGHKVGQDEMTPGWTSYQKHLCYQTYEVTDLLKQGANALGALVGAGWYKGKMGFLHLRNNYGDQASFLMQLVVRYRDGREETFFTEESWLGHEGPVTFSEIYDGEIYDAGMEIENWNCPGYRADDWKGVETIEFPKSALTAQAGSKVKVIETLKARSIFQTPQGDRVIDFGQNLTGWVQFKVRGRTGEEVRFQCFETLDSSGNVYTANLRSAKEEIRYICRGVGEEIYHPHFTFQGFRYVHVLDWPGELKEEDVEACVLHSDMEETGEFSCSHPLVNQLHSNSKWSMKGNFLDIPTDCPQRDERMGWTGDAQIFCRTSCYLMNTYTFFRKWLKDVAADQTPEGGVPHVVPDIISGREKDDWLLSKGTHSAAAWADAAVINPWTLYLMYGDKVILEEQYDSMKQWIGFMRKHARDHIWNYKLQFGDWVALDAEEGSYFGATPNDLTCTAYYAYSTGLFAKIALILQREEDAREYEALYGEIVKKFQSTFFESDGSMTAMTQTAHILALHFNLVPEAYRQKTAEQLVTLLEKEGGHLVTGFVGTPYFLHALSGNGYADKAYELLLKEDFPSWLYQVKRGATTIWEHWDGLKPDGTMWSPDMNSFNHYAYGAVGEWLYRSVLGIETDEVCSGYRRIIISPQTGDALAYAKGSYKSALGMIRISWEKTQTPGERRLAFAVPANAAVTIRLEKGAVPYETDGLAFQLKEGCMTAEAGSGSFEIIYKKQ, encoded by the coding sequence ATGCTGAAAGTGTCGGAAATAACAATTGAATATTTGAAAAATCCGGTGGGGCTGGACGGCAGGCCATGGTTTGGCTGGATTCTTTGCAGTGACAAAAAAAATGTAAAGCAGGAAGCGTACAGGCTGGAGATTGCCGGGGATGAGAACTTTAAAACCATGGTTTATGAAAGCGGCTGGGTTAAGAGCCGGGAGTCCATCCATGTGGAGGCAGCCGGGTTTTGTCCTGCTTCCTGTAAAAAATATTTTGTCCGGGTGCAGGTGCAGGATGGAGAGGAACAAAGCAGTTTCAGTGAACCGGCGTTTTTTGTCACTGCAGTCATAAAACAAGACCAATGGAAGGCCCAGTTCATTACTGCGGAAGGACCGGAGGATAAAGACTTCTCGGGAAGCACTTATCTGCGAAAGGAGATCGAAGTCAGCGGTGAAATGCTGGAAGCCTATGCATGCACCACAGCACTTGGACTGTATCATTTCTATATAAACGGACATAAGGTGGGCCAGGACGAGATGACCCCTGGCTGGACTTCCTATCAGAAGCATTTGTGCTATCAGACCTATGAGGTTACGGATCTGCTGAAACAGGGAGCCAATGCGCTTGGAGCTTTGGTTGGTGCCGGATGGTATAAAGGGAAAATGGGCTTTCTTCATCTGCGTAATAATTACGGAGACCAGGCGTCTTTTCTGATGCAGCTGGTGGTCCGCTACCGGGATGGCCGGGAGGAGACGTTTTTTACGGAAGAAAGCTGGCTGGGCCATGAGGGCCCTGTGACTTTTTCTGAGATTTATGACGGGGAGATTTATGACGCCGGCATGGAAATTGAAAATTGGAACTGTCCTGGCTACCGCGCAGATGACTGGAAGGGGGTAGAAACGATTGAGTTTCCAAAGAGTGCTTTGACCGCCCAGGCTGGTTCGAAGGTAAAGGTCATAGAGACTCTGAAGGCAAGGAGTATCTTCCAGACGCCGCAGGGAGACCGGGTCATTGATTTCGGGCAGAACTTAACGGGCTGGGTACAATTTAAGGTGCGGGGAAGGACAGGAGAAGAGGTAAGATTTCAATGCTTTGAGACGCTGGATTCTTCAGGAAATGTTTATACAGCCAATCTTAGGTCGGCAAAAGAAGAAATCCGCTATATCTGCAGAGGAGTAGGCGAAGAAATCTATCATCCCCATTTCACCTTCCAGGGCTTTCGGTATGTTCATGTCCTGGATTGGCCGGGGGAACTGAAAGAAGAAGATGTGGAAGCCTGCGTCCTGCATTCGGACATGGAAGAAACCGGAGAATTTTCCTGTTCCCATCCTTTGGTAAACCAGCTCCACAGCAACAGTAAGTGGAGCATGAAGGGGAATTTTCTGGATATTCCCACGGACTGCCCCCAGAGAGATGAGAGAATGGGCTGGACGGGAGATGCACAGATTTTTTGCCGTACTTCCTGTTATCTGATGAATACCTATACGTTTTTCAGAAAATGGCTGAAAGATGTGGCCGCGGACCAGACGCCGGAAGGGGGAGTTCCCCATGTGGTGCCGGATATCATAAGCGGCAGGGAAAAAGACGACTGGCTGCTTTCAAAGGGAACCCATTCCGCGGCAGCCTGGGCTGATGCGGCCGTGATCAACCCATGGACTTTATATCTGATGTATGGGGATAAGGTCATATTGGAAGAGCAGTATGACAGCATGAAGCAATGGATCGGGTTTATGAGAAAACATGCCAGGGATCATATCTGGAATTATAAACTGCAGTTTGGAGACTGGGTGGCGCTTGATGCAGAGGAGGGCAGCTATTTCGGAGCAACCCCCAATGATCTGACCTGTACCGCATATTATGCATACTCAACAGGACTGTTTGCGAAAATAGCTTTGATCCTGCAGCGGGAAGAGGATGCCAGAGAGTATGAAGCATTGTATGGAGAAATTGTAAAGAAGTTTCAGAGCACATTTTTTGAGAGTGACGGAAGCATGACGGCTATGACCCAGACCGCCCATATTCTGGCTTTGCATTTTAACCTTGTTCCGGAAGCATACAGGCAGAAGACGGCCGAGCAGCTGGTTACACTCCTTGAGAAAGAGGGCGGACATCTGGTGACCGGCTTTGTGGGCACCCCCTATTTCCTCCATGCACTTAGTGGAAATGGTTATGCGGATAAGGCTTATGAGCTGCTTTTAAAGGAAGATTTTCCTTCCTGGCTGTATCAGGTCAAGAGGGGGGCGACCACTATTTGGGAGCATTGGGACGGCTTAAAGCCGGATGGAACCATGTGGAGTCCGGATATGAACTCTTTTAACCACTATGCCTATGGAGCGGTGGGAGAATGGCTGTACCGCTCTGTTCTGGGAATTGAAACGGATGAGGTTTGTTCCGGATACCGGCGTATCATCATCAGCCCCCAGACAGGAGACGCCTTAGCATATGCAAAAGGATCATATAAAAGTGCACTTGGAATGATCCGGATCAGCTGGGAAAAAACGCAGACGCCGGGAGAGCGGCGGCTTGCCTTTGCCGTGCCGGCCAATGCAGCGGTTACAATACGTCTGGAAAAAGGGGCAGTGCCGTATGAAACCGATGGTCTTGCCTTTCAGCTTAAGGAGGGGTGTATGACGGCTGAAGCAGGCTCCGGAAGCTTTGAAATAATTTATAAAAAACAGTGA